TTACTATTAAAATAGGTTgtctatatttaattttattttaaagtatttGTTTATTTAGAATGGgttaaaatttaaaagtgaaagagaaatataaatatatatatatataattatttcataaaatatacacaataaatatatttaatatatttttttcatttttcttcgtAAGTGTATGTgtcttgtatttttattttttaacacagATCAGAGTTACTTATAAAATGTCTtcaatcaacaacaataattagGCATccgaatgaaaacaatttttggtattcaaagagcgtgaaaaatggttgaaaaagataatgtAAAACCAGAAAATATGGAGAAATTAACAGAAACTCAGAAGGACGaattgaagaataaaaaaaagaaaaattaatgtgCACATATTATCATTTATCAAGGTTTAGATGATGATATGTTTGAGAAGATTGTTGATATAACCAACGCAAAGAAAACTTGGGATACTCTTTAAAATTCCGTCATAGGAGTTGAAAAGATGAAGAAGGTTCGTCTTCAAATTCTAAAGGCTGAGCTTAAGTTTCTAACGATGAAGGAGATTGAATCTATTTTGGATTATTTTACCAAAGTTTTTGCGATAGTGCACCAAATGAAAAGGTTTGGAGAAATTAGAAAATGTTCGTGTTGTTGAGAAAATCCTTCGTTCtctcaattcaaaattttatcaTGTGGTGGTAGCCATTGAAGAGTCTAAAGATTTGGATACGATGTCCATTGATCAGTTGAATGGTTCTTTACGGGTTCAAAGAGAAAGAATGGATAAAAGTAAGTAAGAACATGTGGAACATGTCTTGCAGACAAAACTTTCGTAGAATGCTAGAAGAAAAGCCAACGAAAGTGGAAGACAAGGACGAGGTCGAGGCCGTAGACGAGGATGGAGACGTGGTTACGgaagagaaaaaaatgagaaaaattattCTCAAGAGAgaagaaatcaaaatttaatttttcttgaggTCGTAAAAGAGGAACGGTTGATAAAATACAAATTGAATGTTATTCATGTGAAAAGAATGGACATTATTCTTAGGAGTGTCAGAcatacaaagaagaagaaaataagttTGTTGTACACAGTGAAGATGTTGAAGAATCAACATTATTCCTTACGCTCAAGAAATATCAAAATTCTGAAGATAGTACGTGGTATCTTGACAATGGAGCTAGCAACCATATGACAGGTGATTGGAGTAAATTTGTAGTACTCAACACCAATGTAAAAGGACACTTGCATTTTGGTGAGAAATCAAAGGTAGAGATCAATAACAAAAGGACGATTCTATTCGAGCTGAAAAACGGAAGTTATAAGATTCTTTCCAATGTCTATTACATCCCAAAATTGAAGAATAATATTTTGAGTATTGGGCAACTTTGGAGAATGGTTGCAAGATAGTCATGGAAGATCGGCTAATTTTGGCttagagataaaaataaaaatcttattgCTAAGGTTTTGTGACAAAAAATCGTATGTTTTTTTTAAACATAAGGAGTGGTGGAGTTATATGTTTGAAGCAATGTTTTGAAAACCGGTTTGAACCCCGGTCAAACCGATCAAACTGTGAACCGGACGCGAAAATGGTTCGGCAATTAGTAAAATCGTGAAAAATGAAAACTAGAGTTGAACCGATGAACCGACCGATTCGAACCAAACCGTGACCTGGCCGATTTTTGGGTTGGGCAGCAAAACGCTGCTGTTTACGCCACTGAAGCCTTAGATCAATGATGTGAATCCCTAATTGGCTTCAGCAGTTCAGCCCTTCACAATTCTCATCGAGCAAGGTTCGGCGTCACGGGTTCGGCGTCGCCCAGTCACCTCCGTCGCCGGTGTCACCCAGTCACTTCTATCGCCGGCGTCGCCCAGTCACCTCCGTCGAGCAGTCACCTCCGTCGCGCAGTCCCTTCCGTCGCGCAGTCACCTTCTTCGACCAGTCACCTCCGTCGCGCAGCAGCCGTCGTTCGTCGAAACAGCCACCTCCATCACGCAGCAGCCATCGTCCCTTGAAGGTGCTCCACCACTACTTGAAGCCGTCGCCTAGCCAGTCACCTCCATCACCCGGCGTCGCTGTCTCCCAAGTCCCACTCTCCCTGTTGCATGTTCTGCACTTGAAGCCTTGAATGTGCCTTCGAGCTTTCAAGAGtttcaggtaatttttttttagttatgaacttatgattgtttgattgaattattgaataattgttgcATGATGAATTGCTAAACTGTGACTGTGAACTCTTTGATTGAGTAGCTCTttgattttgctttgtttactatCAACCTCAAGTTATGATTTTGGATTGAAAATTAGGATAACTCTATTTTCATGCTAGCATTCGTAAACACTTTTGGCATATTGGTAAGTGAAGTTGAACACTTTGTTGAAGGGATATATGACTTGATGCCTATGAAATTGCGAAGGGTGATGTTTCAGGGTCTCTGGTGGAGTTTGACAGGGCAATTGAGTTGGACCCTCGTCAAAAGGCGTGTATGTTTATaagcattttgaaaaaaaagcgTTATATCAGCACTTTGTATTGGAATGATTGTAAATTGAGTTCAAGTTACATGAAATTTTATTGTGCTCATTGTGTTTgttaccagatctttggcaaagGGGCCTCTCCCTTTACTACCTTGATAGGTACTCACTCTACAGTCTACactattttgttatttatttgagTTTAATTACTATTCACATGGAATTGCATATTTATAATGTATTGCTTATGAATCTGTAACAAGGGGGACTGAATTGGATTCCCATTTTGTCATAGATTTGAAGAAGGAGCTGAGCAGTTTTGGCTAGATGTTGCACAAAATCCGAATGATACCGAAGAGTCCATATGGTGTTTTCTCTGTGAAACTCAACTGTATGGAGTGAATGAAGCACAGAAGCGATATCTTGAGGTGAGTCACTAATTATGTTACTGGAATTTAACAAGAAAAATGAATATGTGAATCTTCACAAATCTGCAGCAAGTTATGGAGGATTTTGATTATTGATGACAAACTTGGATCATTTTGATGTTGCTATGttatgtttgattggttgttttatt
The sequence above is drawn from the Arachis hypogaea cultivar Tifrunner chromosome 4, arahy.Tifrunner.gnm2.J5K5, whole genome shotgun sequence genome and encodes:
- the LOC140184394 gene encoding uncharacterized protein isoform X1, with product MQLQKLVQEKESIKWCIIRSMRAWNVNKVVHGEQAPRPHHEFGTVSPSPLSSSINCIDAKRTNQGDVSGSLVEFDRAIELDPRQKAYLWQRGLSLYYLDRFEEGAEQFWLDVAQNPNDTEESIWCFLCETQLYGVNEAQKRYLEVSH